The sequence TATAGATAGACGACCCAGAGATAAACGGAACACACCGCCATGGATATCAACATAACCGGGAACCCCACCTTCAAGAAACCTCCGAAAGTGATCGGATGTTCCGTTCTGGAGACCATTCCCGCCACTATGACGTTGGCACTGGCTCCGACCAGGCTGCCGTTGCCACCCAGACAGGCTCCGAGGGCCAGAGCCCACCAGAGCGGGGTCACGTTCATGGCGGTAAGGGTCCCGATACTCTTTATGAGAGGTATCATGGTCGCCACGAAGGGAATGTTGTCTATGAAAGCAGATGCGAAGGCCGACACCCATAGGACCATGAAGGTCGTCAACATGAGGTTTCCCGAGGTGAGTTTGACCACCTCACCTGCCAGGAACTCTATTACACCCAGTCCCTCCAGGGTCCCCACCAGGATGAAGAGCCCCACGAAGAAAAAGATGGTCCCCCACTCGACCTCCAGGAGCAACTCCTCCGGGTTGACGTCGGCTATCACCATCAATATAGCCGCTCCCGCCAGGGCCACCGTGGCGGACTCGTAGCCCAGCATCTGATGGAAGACGAACCCCGCCATGACCAGTCCCAGCACGGCCAGACATTTGACCAGAAGACGATGGTCCGAGATCTCCAGGTCCGGATTCAT comes from Dethiosulfovibrio faecalis and encodes:
- a CDS encoding SLC13 family permease; amino-acid sequence: MTLDFHIAAAVTVFLVTYGLIVAEKMNRISVALAGASAMLLMRAISQEEAIASVDFNTITLLVGMMLIVTVTKRTGVFQYVAIKAAQIAKGDPWRIMVLFVLLTAVSSAFLDNVTTVLLVAPVTMVICDVLELNPIYFLMPEILASNVGGTATLIGDPPNIMIGGATDLGFLDFMENLAPPALIILAVVLVFCRFVYGRHLTVKEKAKAEIMSMNPDLEISDHRLLVKCLAVLGLVMAGFVFHQMLGYESATVALAGAAILMVIADVNPEELLLEVEWGTIFFFVGLFILVGTLEGLGVIEFLAGEVVKLTSGNLMLTTFMVLWVSAFASAFIDNIPFVATMIPLIKSIGTLTAMNVTPLWWALALGACLGGNGSLVGASANVIVAGMVSRTEHPITFGGFLKVGFPVMLISMAVCSVYLWVVYL